ATCCGTGCCACAGGCGTCAAATGTCCTCTCTCTTACAAGCCTGATGTGTACACATACCTGGGAATCTACCGAAACAACCGCTGGAAGATCTGCCCAACAATTTATGAGAGCAAATTCGACCTAGAGTGCGTCCCTAGGCGCTCCCACATTATCAACAAAGTTACTAATCTTGAGGTAACATAAGCCTGTTAGACTAGGAGGAAAGCTTTGAAGGACAGGTGACTGAGGCAGCTTTTTGTGATGCCATGAGCTGTGATGTGCAGTGAAACTTAATGACTGACATGATTTTGTCGGAGGTTGAATTTTCACCACGAGTTCTTCCTTATTTTTGCAACAAGAGCACTAAGTCTTCTCATTCTGTGATTATTTCAAAGTGACCTGAGGTAATGTCacggtttttttttttggttttttttttgtattcttgAGGTTTTGACTTAAACAAACTAACACTTACCAGACGAACAGATTGTCTGAAGAAAGCTTTGGTTTTTCAGCATGGAGGGAAATATGCATTGAATGAAGAATTTCTCTTTTACAGTTTACATATGTCTCATTGTTtggctttatatttttttggtttgtaCTAAATCAAGACAACAGAATTGCCAAATAAAATCTGCTTTTGAACACCaagttgatgtgttgtttttttgttttttttttaaacaggtgTTTAgtatggtggccctgaaggtcaactgCAGAAATTTCATGAAACAGGAAAACCAtttgtaaaatgcaaaaacattttaaaatttgcaaaaataatttgtaaaacacatttttatttataaaataattttggaATTCACAAAACGTTttctattccattttttttgctttgtataAAACTTCATGAAATTCTTTTGTGTGTCATGAAAagtttttagatattttttagaaataagcttgtatttcttttttttatctcttttttgcaatgcctttgcatttttcttttagtgacatactttgtacttttttctttttttgcattctACTGAAAGCTGTGGCATTTCATGAATGTTTTTCAGTGGTTCATAAAATGTCATGCATTTTCAGAAACAattttgtaatcatgaaattttTTGCGTtgcatgaaatgttttttttaagagtgTGTTTTTGCGCTTTCAAGATTTTATTCAGTGGTATGTTTGCATGCCgtcaatttttattttactacattttttgtttcgtgaaatcattttacatttcacgtaaggtttttgtgttttgtgaaatatttttgcatcttacatttttttgttgcatttttgaaaaacatttgaatttcaTGAATGTTTTTTGGTGATTCGTTTAATGTTTCTATAttgtcaaaaacattttttgttttctaatgtttttgcatttcataaaatgttcatgtttttatgatttttatgactttttgcatttcattaacttctttttttttcttttttttttgtttagttttgagaagtttttgtgcttttagattagggttttttttcagtCCAGTGAAACATTTTTGTACTCTGTAAATTGTTTTTgcgtttcatttttttcagtttcattaaataatttttatattttaagtaaatcttttttgcatttcataaaaccttttttttttgcaaaactgtttttgtttaatgtattggcattttatgaaatatttattacataaattatttttgcattgaGTTGAATAATTTTTGCAGTTAACCCTGAGGGCCACCACAGTTGTGGAATTGTAAACATATTTTAGGacatgttttgcctttttatttcaAGACAAGAAACTATGATAGGAAAGCAAATCTTTCATATGATCACAGAATAATTAGcggggaaatttatttgtaagcTTGATACCTTGTTTGGCTGTACTGACAATGTAGTTTTCTAAAAGCTAGCTGACAGCGAAGTGTAATCCTGTGTAAAATTGCAGGCCATAAGTTTGGCTTTGAATGTAAGTGGAGGGCTTACATTAGCTTAAGAGACGCCATATACAGTATgttattttattagttttttatttGAACCAAAACAACAGAGGAACCATGATAACATGTTGTGGTTTTTATTTCAAGATAAGTATTGTAGGACTGTAAAAATCATACAttatggcaaaaacaaggcacaGTACTTTCTCTTTACATCAAatctttataaaacatttcatttttattgaaatcaTCTTTAACTGCTACATTTAGCAAGCTGACAGGTTTGAGACGTTTCACTTACATTGCAGCATCGTTCCTATAAACAGCAAGAAAACATTACAAGACACAAAGTAATTCCATGAACTGCCTCTCTGCTATAAGCATTTACTTATTTATGTTGCTTGTTTGTTAATTATTTACACATAGACCTTCATTTGGTTCGTTACTACATCATTCTGACACTTCGCTATGGCACCTTTAAAAGAAACAAGCCGATACTGACAGATATATCCATGATAAACCATATCTGATGTTGGTCATGCTCCAGTTACAGCTTCAGGAAGTTCTGTGCTAGTTCCTTAAACAGACACAGGGATACCAAAGGACAGGATGATGCATAGAAATACCAgtgaaatgattaaatgctCTCTGAGGACAGTAAAAAGGCAGCCTATGCTCACACATTCAAATTGAGTCCTTTGATGCCCATAGGAACGCTGACCAGAGCTACTAAAAATGTCAAGCAAGAGTAAAAAAACcagggcaaaaatgttttagaaagAATAACTGATTGTAAAACATCTAAACTGACTTTGGATGTGCATTTGGGCACTGTTTAGAAAGCAATTTGAGCACAACTCTAAATTAGTTAACCTTTAATGAGGAAAGCAAGATTACACCTTAAGAATCTCAACTGTATTCCCACTGAAAGACTGTTTAACTTAATGCTTGGATAATCAGGTACTCTTAAATGTTTATATCAATAcagaaaaattgtttaaatctTCAACTTGGATTAAAATCTTCAGACCTTTTCCCCTTCCTGTCACTGCATGGTCATTATAGTGGCTGTGCTGAAATCTAACTTGCGTAAAAATGACAGTGGGGATGATTTTACTATctggcagtggttcccaaatttTTTCATCCAGGCCCCCTAACCctcactttttttgtcttaactgAGGCAACGGCAGAAAAACCCCTCGCACaggtaggatgttgcaaaagcGCTCTCTTAAATGCAGACAATGCCTTGGACTTTACCTCTTAGAATTGTGGGTAAAATTAGTTAAAACATCTATGCAGGAATACCCAAATCAAACTGAATtctgtgtttgaaccatttggagtacaaacacaaacagggtGTCTTTAGAAAGGCCACACTCTGAAGTTTCTTCACAAATGTCAGACTCACTGCAGCTGCTACTGGTATGAAGtaatacaacaacaaaaaaatgggtcaTATTCTACATGTGCTTACTCTAAAGTTACCATACTAATAGCTGGACAGGACAGATCAGGTATGGGAGTCGGTTCGGTATTTCAGCACACTGAATAGCCATCCTCCAgacctgtgccaggcccatgccccctCTCAAAGATTCATCTCAGCTGCTCCTTCCATGCAGTCGCcctctggaccagcccactgggtcctgtaCTCCCAGTATGCGGTGAGCTGCATCAGGCCCTGGAAAGCCACGGTCTTGCCAACGATAACCAAAGATGTTCTGAAGAGAAGTCGTCATAAAGGAGTCCAGCCAGAGCCTCTGGCCATCAGATGACGTCCAAGCCTCACAGTTGAACAGGTTAGAGTCAGAGCTAAATTTGCTTTCTGCAACAGGCCCCTATGTAAATATCTTAACTAAAACACcctttcaaagcaaaaaaaaaaaccatcagaCTGATGTGTTTAAAACGTTAACGACTGatgaaaaacacaagtttaGCAAAGATAATGCAATCATATTCCTAGTTGCATGTTTTATCATTTGTTTTATCTAAGATCAGGCAAAAATAACATTGAACACCAAAGAGTCTTTGCTGAAATATTGATATCCACAGTTTCTTCATTTCGGTCCTTTTCAGCACTTAGATCCTTTAATTTCTATAAAGGAGATTAATTCTGAAGGCTAAAGAGTCAGATAAAAGTGGTTTGTGTAAATTTGTCCATGGTTGAATTACTCAGACAAACTTTAAGGGTGTCCTGAGACAAACCTGGCTTGGCTCCCGCTATTAAAGATGGATATAAGACGatcctcatcagctgacatcAGCTCATCCAGCTCGTCTAGTATGggcgctctgtggttgttgttaGTAGGTGGAAGGCTAACCATGGTTTCGTTTTGGAGTAAGTTGACAATGCTGTTGGGGTAATTCATCCAGGTGCTGCCCGGGTTTCCCACCGGGTCAGAGGAGTTCTGGGCTGCGGCTGCACCATTctgggcagcagcagcagagggggCAGCTTGTTGGCATGAAGACAAAACCATGTTGTTTCCACTGTCGCCCATAAGAGGGGGGTTCAGAAGGTCCTCAAACTCATCCATGTTTATGCTGTCCAGAGTGCCTCTTGCCTGGGTTTCGTCAAAGCTCGGGAACCCGGTGATATCATCGTCTAAAAGTGGCGAGTCCACCGGGAACTGAGAGCCCTGCAGGGTGAAGGAGCTGCCGGTCTGCGAGGCGGCCGCGCCTCCCTGAGAAGCAGCCTGCTCTTGAGCGATGACCGAGGAAATGTTGGGGAAGAATTTATGAAGATCTGACATGTTGACGGTTGAGAAGTCCTGGTTGGTGGTGGATGTGGTGgcggaggaagaggaagaggaggagttGGAGGCTTGTGGCTGGTTCATTGTGAAGTTGGGCACCGGGGTGGCTTTGGGCTGGGTGCCCAGGCTCAGGCTCTCCATGATCCTCCAGGTTTGGTTTGTGGTCGCAGCAGAGATAGAGGGGGACGGCTCCACTTTGGGCTGGACGGAGAAGAGCTGGCCTGGCTGGTTGGAGTAGGAGTAGGAGGGCTGGAGTTTGGCTACACCGGCACTAGGGGGCACTACAGCTACTGGAGGGActacacaacacaaacacaagaagCAATGAGAATCTTTCAGAGTAGAAATACTcttcagataaaaaaataatcatcatTTTTTGATTTGTACTGCACAGATTAAAACGCCACTAAAAATAAGAAACCAGATGACATAGTTAACTGCAACTCATCTACACCATCATACTTTTACAAACCTAAGTAATGATGGTCACTTTTCTGTAAATAGACATACTAACTGACTTTTCAAACCTTAAATAAATCCTGCTTCTGCAGTAGCAGATGCTAAATGACTGCTAATAATCAGATGTAAGCTGCTATTACCAATCATAACTGAGTGTTAAGCTGtgatgtaaatatttgtttcACACTCACCAGCTTGTGCGCTCAGCGGTGGAGGCTTGGCTGTCACTGTTCTCCTCGCTGGGCTTATGTGCCGTCTGTCTTGTGGAATTGacactaaaattcaaaaataaacacaattgtATGACTcttaactaaacatgaaaatatttccGACTCTTAAGGAGTGATTAAAAATCCCATAGACGTACCAGTAGACAGCATGGGACCCAGCTTCTGGAACATGTCGCCTGTTCGCTTCCTCTTCTCACTCAGCCTGTACTCATCTGCACGGATAATTTAGAGGTTTAGGTTTGGTTTGGTCGACTATTCATCTCACAAGAACAGCTCATTGCTACTCACCTGGATCGGCAGGCAGGTACTGGAAGTCCATTGGCTCGCTGACCTCACGGTCAGAAGGTCGGCGGAGCTGCATCTTCACTCTAATTGGCTCAGAGAGATTAGTGTCACGATATGGAGGCGTTCGGAAAACAATGGCCACCTGCCTGTGGACGTCAGCCTGCGAGAAAGTTCCCTTTCCCTCCCAGGAGTCCTGGAAGAAACGCACCTCGATGTCCTCTGTGAGGGGAACAGGACAAGAGAAACGTTAAGATACTGAAGCTGAGGATGGACCTTTAAACTTGATTTATTTCAGACTGGCTAGGATTGTTTTACTCGTAAAAAGGTTTCATTTGTATCATTGCcactgactttttaaatattaataagGGCCTGGGCACCAACCTAGGGTCAGCAAGGACCCTACTGTATCTGTATATGTCATTTTTCTGTAGGAAGAGTCAATAATTTTGGTGCTTTAACaagctcaaaaactcaccaaactttacagaaaactgtCCCCTAGTGGCAATTTTGGTATTTTGGTGGACTGAAATAGGGGACTGGGTAAaagctacatgcatgaaaatcagttCACATATGGATCATGATAAGATGAAAAAAGTCTCTTtgggccatcctctaaaatgtacaggaagcaaTCTACAAATGGCAAGTTTAGGCATTTTTGGCCAATTCataagtttcatattttaacaaactacTCCAAGGGATTTTACCAATTtcttctgatttgtttttctaaCACTACACAAGCTGGTGATCTAAAGTTGTGCAGACTGTGACATTTCACAACAGGGTGGGGCCGTGATTGAAgcccaaacattttttaaaatgtttttagaggtgaaaatacaccaataataccttttaactttttaatgataATGGCAAccaccaccaaacttcacagagaTGATCATACATTGATCCTGAATGCATTCATACATCAATATCATCACTTTGCCAGAGTGCCCCCTTCTGGCTATGAACATTTCCACCTTTAAAATTTCcacctttaaagaccctgtaaagtgaaatccaaagtttttgtcgtaacactctagaaatgttggaatatggttgctgtaaacatgtgaaaactctgagatctacataactgaattctggatttaggccattttatctctttcctggcttggtttattggttcatgttttaaggagaaaatattttttccaagtatgacaccatgagtgagggggttaatgctgcagactacgtGTGTCCTGAATGGGaatggtttcagctcattcaacggaaacgcccacaccatcctggagcagattttattgCCTCATTTTTCGTGacttgaagcttaattttagaaacttggagatgctttatgtgactgaaatttgacctgggggttcataacagtAATCTATCAtacgacaaacctaaatacatatttagttttactttacagggtctttaaacattCTGCCCACACCATCCAGCCTAGGCTAATAGTTTTGGCCTGCATATGGGTCAACataagacctacaaaaaagcctgaAGGACTCCTGCCCAaatctcaacaggaagtccatgaGCTTCAtcacaatttcaaaataaggcattttgatggtgccaaattACTTGAACCTATTGTAACGTTAGTATACAACATGATAtgatcttctgctctttcttaagacaacagtatcacactAAACAcgcaaacatctcatcatagcgCCTCCTAGTGGCACCTGGAAGCAACACAAATGGGTCATATCTTTATTCCTCTTATTGTGCTTAACCTATGAGATCTGGTATTGAAAGAAAGGCCCTCtagatatttaaatgtgtatttaaatgtgcattacatgtttttgctaatgTGCCACCTACTGTAAGAAAGCAGAAGCATTGCCAACATATAATGCCtgctttttctcacattttataTGATAAATAACAGACCTAGGAGAACTAGGAGGCAGGATGCtttctgtgctctgctgcagcacacaaCATGGGCTCCCATTATTTGAATGAAAGGCGCTGGTgtgcgagggcccttcagtgctgcttgcagcccttgTTTAAATAGAAATGCACATACCTTATCTTGATATGAATCCTATCATTGGTTCAATGTTTGCTAAGCACATTGACAGTAGAAATGATGCTGCAGCCATACAGAAAGATATTCCAAACTATGTCTTTGAGCAAGTTTAGCACCTTTTCTTCACCCCAATATGTGTAAAAATAGGGATAAAGTGTAAACAGGGGCAACAGGGGTAAACCTTTAATCAGAGCTCCTTGTTATTTGCTCCAGTGCTCAGACTTCTTGTACAAGGGTGTAATCTTTGAAGTATGGTCCTACTTGCTGTGGAAACCAATCTCTTTGAGCCAACAGGAAAAGTTTGAAGTTGTATCGTCTACTCCAAGACTCAAAGTTCACAGGCTTTTTTCACAGAGACATAAGGTGAATCAGAAACCAATCAGAGCCAAGGATTACTCAAGGGAGTGTTGCACAACTTCATGACTAAAATACAAAGCAAACAGCACAAATGCTTGTCAAGATCAAACCTCAAACAAAGAGTGGAGCAATTGTCTTGCTGTAACTTTAAAGAAGAATATTACTTAAAACAATCAtatgttttagccttttaaatgttttttttttctgtaagaaaaaatgcaaagaaatacAACAGATACTAAATAAAAATAGCTTTGAAAGATGCAGTAAGGCTTTAGAGTTTAGATTACTGTTAACCTTTGATTGCTGCTTTACACGCATAGCATGTTAATACTGTTTTTTATAAAGCATTATAAATGAGAAGTAGACATCAAAATAGAGGAAGAAGGTGTTTGATTCGTGGTAGAAGTCACCCGTGAAGATAATGTGACTGCTTTacattaaacacacagacactgacACACAAAGAAACCTCACGTGAGGGAAACAGAGGTgaccaaaataaaaattcacaCTGGTTGGGGGAGTGGGGACTGACATGCAAAATGCTTATTTTTCCTCATCTGCTTTTACTGAGCAGATAGGACAGTGGGTAATGTAGGAAACTtgcaagagaaagagagaaaggaggaatGACATGCAAAAAACAGGCCACAAGCTGGATTTACAATTTTTATGAATGgtttcacccccttggatgtttcacccttttattgattttataacttGATCATGGTACTTATTATAATGTTAAGAAAACAGTATGGTGTAACTTAAAAAGAGGGTGAAAAATCCCTGCAAATCAAGCAATATCCTGTGCTGTATACAGGATTAACTCTTTGTTTCATCAAGCAATgctacagtacagtacagtaaaaTAATACCTTAAGTATTATTTTACAAACAAGGTATAAATAAACGTCTTTATTGTGACTGTATTAAGGCAGTCTATTTTATTGTCACCCTtgtaataacaaaaatgaaaccaaacgTGCAAAACCAAACCTCTTGGTGATCTAAGAACGTAGTATTCTGAGAGTCAGGTGTTCTATTTCTAGCCTAATATTTCTGAAAAAGTCTTATTCACTCTCAGCAGAATGACTCCCACTGACATCTCGTGGGTGGGACCAGTTTACAGGTCTTCCGTTTGAGTTACATTTCAAACCCTACATCTGCTTACTCACTCCTGAGTTCTATTTTTGGATTGTGAAAGTAGATGTTTGCCGTGGTGCAGCGTGCTTCGATGCACATGCAGCACAGTCATGTCGTCGAGTAGTGTACCTTTTTGCACTTTGTCACACAGTAAGAAGATCTCATCGCCCCCTTTGCAGCTTCCAGAGTTGCGGTTGACTCTGCAGATCTTCAGCTCAGCTGTGTTTGGTGCCCCTGAAAGACAGATTAATCAtgtattaataaataaataagagatGGATGCCACAGGTGTTCAATAAACACCTTATTAGCACACAATGAGGTTAGGGGTACAAGTCATATGTAGCCTGAAAATTTAAGGATGTTGTACTGAACTCTGTGGGAGAGCTATTTCTGGGTCAGAGTGCACCTTTCAGTCTTTGCTCCTCTTAGTTAATCAAATTATCATCCTTTGGGTGGCGTGATTGTTCAAAGTTAAAATGTGAAGAGCTGATGCTACCCAGCAGAACAATCACAGAGCTTGCAGTCTGAATTGTTtggacttttaatttttttttttttaaagatttatttttgggcatttttgtgcctttattagacagaggaggaaacagggtcaagagtgggggagagacatgcagtaaagggcctcagggaagtgcctttaaccactaggccgcCTGCTCCCCTTGTTTGGACTTTCTTGAGCAGGTGCATGCAGGCTCCAGGGCTAGGTTAAACTATGGTTTACGCAGCTACAGCATAGATTCAAAACAGAAGCATAAATCTGGATGGATTTCAGTAATTTGAGCTACATTAAGcctaaaatgtttaataaaatcaattggGCAAACCAGGCTGAAATGTCCCAATTGTAAAAAAATCAGCTGCATGAGAAAGCATGGAAAACTTGATCGGGTCAtgcacattaaaacatttttttttaatgtaagagTTGCGATCATCACAATATTCAAATAAGACAGAATTTTCCACAAGCTCTCTATCACACCTAACTTTTTATTTGGCAGTAAGACTTAAAATGCTTGTGTTTACTATTAAAGGAGAGAGAAACTCATACAAACAAgggacaaatatgcaaaaaggaTGCTACAGGAGTGCAGCATCAGTGAACCACTGAGCCACAATGCTGTGCAGTTCTAGTAAACACAATCCAACTGAGAAGACAAGTCAAAtagcaaagaggaacaaagaatgCCTGAGGGAATTAGAGGCTGCAGAAGATGTAAAGGTTAGAATATGGGCTTCATTGATACTTGTATTTTATCAGAAGTCAATAAAAACTCATGAGATTAATGTGGaacatttatcatttataagttattttgttgacaaaaataCAATCACAGGTTCTCCTGGACATCCTTAAATGTCTATCTCAAATATTTTAAGTTccatgtcaaagaaaacaaacaataatcaCATACTTATCTACTTTGTTGAACCCTGATATATTATAAATGTAGGTATGTAGTATGTTTGTTGTGCACTCACTGTTGTCATAAATGGGCTGTGATACCACAGGCTCCAGAGGAATGAGCTCCCCATTAGGCAGAGTGATCCAGGCCTGGAAGCAAAGCCGAACTGAATTCAGGTCAAACTCCTCCTCCCACACCTTCGCCTCAGGAACTGCAGCCGAAATGTGACAGGGGAAGGGTGGAGAGCACAATCAGGCAACACAGAACAACAGCCTGACTTCCTGTCACATGAAGGTTATCAGCATTTTCACAGCACACTATGAAACAAATGACACTTATTTCCTGTATAAATCCTCTTTGGGAGTTGATTGcattatttaaacataaaatacttGTTCTCAATCAGTCATTTAGCTTTATTAATGGGAGTGAAATTATATTGTGCTTTAAGCTAATTTCCCGTGCTTCTGGTGCCAATCATTGttgcagcttgttttttttagctaacTATCATCTAGCTGGCTTTATAAACTCAAGAGCACAAGGCTTTTAAACAGACTTTATTTTTAGAagtaggttgtttgcaatcacatgaccCTGAATGTCTGTTAGGGGTCAAGAACAGGGGTGAAGCcataaggaatgaatgggaagggaggaaagttagtactgtgcagctctaaatggacctgtaagCTGGACTTATCACCAGAAAATTTGGACATACATTGAGTGTGATGCCTAAActtacaaaaaagtgatttttacaccatttaacagatttaccagGTGATCAAGATGACAAACCCAGTCCTGTAGACCTTTTAGCCTCGTCCAACCAAACAAAGGGAGACAAAAGTCTAGTGGAGTCTCGTACTGAggtaagaggctagctgagcacctttaacatataaaaatgaCTAGTTTTGTCACAGGCATGCTATTCATTTGAACATTGATGtactatcaaccaaataaaccttgtggggtaagcgCCCGAGTAATGATGATTGGTACATAAATGAGCCTGTGCTACAAAACGTCTTTTCTTAtttattacacattttaaaagccaaaatgtgaAGTTAAGAGTCAAACAACCAgttctactgagctgagccaaatgatctggagctcttaaaagagatggatttcccatctCAAAGGACAAGAATGgacggacatcagctgaggtAACACAGGCAAGATCAAAGTTCAATAAGCTAAACTGTGACAAAACTAGGGCTGACACTTTCCAGTTGGTTGTTCagaaatgtaaacctctttgCTTAGAAACAgtattaaaattggttaaaaatagctaaaactGGTGCAAAAGGGGTGAAATTGGATTtcgaaagt
This genomic stretch from Cheilinus undulatus linkage group 22, ASM1832078v1, whole genome shotgun sequence harbors:
- the rela gene encoding transcription factor p65, whose amino-acid sequence is MDGVFGWGLPQLNPVQTGNAYIEIIEQPKQRGMRFRYKCEGRSAGSIPGEKSNDTTKTHPAIKVHNYSGPLRVRISLVTKNVPHKPHPHELVGKDCKHGYYEADLQERRIHSFQNLGIQCVKKKDVNEAIICRLQTNNNPFNIPEAKVWEEEFDLNSVRLCFQAWITLPNGELIPLEPVVSQPIYDNRAPNTAELKICRVNRNSGSCKGGDEIFLLCDKVQKEDIEVRFFQDSWEGKGTFSQADVHRQVAIVFRTPPYRDTNLSEPIRVKMQLRRPSDREVSEPMDFQYLPADPDEYRLSEKRKRTGDMFQKLGPMLSTVSIPQDRRHISPARRTVTAKPPPLSAQAVPPVAVVPPSAGVAKLQPSYSYSNQPGQLFSVQPKVEPSPSISAATTNQTWRIMESLSLGTQPKATPVPNFTMNQPQASNSSSSSSSATTSTTNQDFSTVNMSDLHKFFPNISSVIAQEQAASQGGAAASQTGSSFTLQGSQFPVDSPLLDDDITGFPSFDETQARGTLDSINMDEFEDLLNPPLMGDSGNNMVLSSCQQAAPSAAAAQNGAAAAQNSSDPVGNPGSTWMNYPNSIVNLLQNETMVSLPPTNNNHRAPILDELDELMSADEDRLISIFNSGSQARFVSGHP